One genomic region from Camelus bactrianus isolate YW-2024 breed Bactrian camel chromosome 3, ASM4877302v1, whole genome shotgun sequence encodes:
- the CCNO gene encoding cyclin-O isoform X1 translates to MVTPCTTSPVSPAARAGRRDDQNLRAPVKKSRRPRLRRKQPLQTRNPCPLPGDSGVCDLFESPSSGSDGADSPAASAARGCSPLPAPAQQLVQLDLQTFRDYGQSCYAFLKARESHFHPRESLARQPQVTAESRCKLLSWLIPVHRQFGLSFESLCLTVNTLDRFLTTTPVAADCFQLLGVTSLLIACKQVEVHPPRVKQLLALCCGAFSRQQLCNLECIVLHKLHFSLGAPTISFFLEHFTHARVEAGQAQVSEALEAQALARGVAELSLADYAFSSYTPSLLAICCLALADRMLQLPRPLDLRLGGHCEEALEDCLGKLQLLVAINGTSLTHMLPFQICEKCSLSPSLK, encoded by the exons ATGGTGACCCCTTGCACCACCAGCCCCGTGAGCCCCGCCGCCAGGGCTGGGAGGCGAGACGACCAGAACCTCCGTGCCCCGGTGAAGAAGAGCAGGCGTCCACGCCTCCGGAGGAAGCAGCCGCTGCAGACGCGGAACCCGTGCCCGCTCCCCGGAGACTCCGGCGTTTGCGACCTGTTTGAGTCCCCCAGCTCCGGCTCGGATGGCGCCGACAGCCCCGCGGCGTCCGCGGCGCGAGGCTGCAGCCCCCTACCCGCTCCTGCCCAGCAGCTGGTGCAGCTAGATCTACAGACCTTCCGCGACTACGGTCAGAGCTGCTACGCCTTCCTCAAGGCGCGGGAGAGCCACTTTCACCCGCGGGAGTCTCTGGCGCGGCAGCCACAA GTGACGGCGGAATCCCGCTGTAAGCTGCTCAGCTGGCTGATCCCCGTGCACCGCCAGTTCGGCCTCTCCTTCGAGTCACTGTGCCTGACGGTGAACACTCTGGACCGCTTCCTTACCACCACGCCTGTGGCTGCAGACTGCTTCCAGCTGCTTGGGGTCACGTCTCTGCTCATCGCTTGCAAACAG GTGGAGGTGCACCCGCCGCGCGTGAAGCAGCTCCTGGCCCTGTGCTGCGGCGCCTTCTCCCGGCAGCAGCTCTGCAACCTTGAGTGCATCGTGCTGCACAAACTGCACTTCAGCCTGGGCGCGCCGACCATCAGTTTCTTCCTGGAGCATTTCACACACGCGCGCGTGGAGGCCGGGCAGGCCCAGGTCTCCGAAGCCCTGGAGGCGCAAGCCCTGGCGCGCGGTGTGGCGGAGCTGAGCCTGGCTGACTACGCTTTCAGCAGCTACACCCCCTCCCTGCTGGCCATCTGTTGCTTGGCGCTGGCAGACCGTATGCTGCAGCTCCCACGCCCGCTGGACTTGCGCCTGGGTGGGCACTGCGAGGAGGCGCTAGAGGACTGCCTGGGCAAGCTGCAGCTACTGGTGGCCATAAACGGAACCTCTCTGACTCACATGCTGCCCTTCCAGATCTGTGAGAAGTGCAGCCTGTCCCCGAGCTTGAAATAA
- the CCNO gene encoding cyclin-O isoform X2 codes for MVTPCTTSPVSPAARAGRRDDQNLRAPVKKSRRPRLRRKQPLQTRNPCPLPGDSGVCDLFESPSSGSDGADSPAASAARGCSPLPAPAQQLVQLDLQTFRDYGQSCYAFLKARESHFHPRESLARQPQVEVHPPRVKQLLALCCGAFSRQQLCNLECIVLHKLHFSLGAPTISFFLEHFTHARVEAGQAQVSEALEAQALARGVAELSLADYAFSSYTPSLLAICCLALADRMLQLPRPLDLRLGGHCEEALEDCLGKLQLLVAINGTSLTHMLPFQICEKCSLSPSLK; via the exons ATGGTGACCCCTTGCACCACCAGCCCCGTGAGCCCCGCCGCCAGGGCTGGGAGGCGAGACGACCAGAACCTCCGTGCCCCGGTGAAGAAGAGCAGGCGTCCACGCCTCCGGAGGAAGCAGCCGCTGCAGACGCGGAACCCGTGCCCGCTCCCCGGAGACTCCGGCGTTTGCGACCTGTTTGAGTCCCCCAGCTCCGGCTCGGATGGCGCCGACAGCCCCGCGGCGTCCGCGGCGCGAGGCTGCAGCCCCCTACCCGCTCCTGCCCAGCAGCTGGTGCAGCTAGATCTACAGACCTTCCGCGACTACGGTCAGAGCTGCTACGCCTTCCTCAAGGCGCGGGAGAGCCACTTTCACCCGCGGGAGTCTCTGGCGCGGCAGCCACAA GTGGAGGTGCACCCGCCGCGCGTGAAGCAGCTCCTGGCCCTGTGCTGCGGCGCCTTCTCCCGGCAGCAGCTCTGCAACCTTGAGTGCATCGTGCTGCACAAACTGCACTTCAGCCTGGGCGCGCCGACCATCAGTTTCTTCCTGGAGCATTTCACACACGCGCGCGTGGAGGCCGGGCAGGCCCAGGTCTCCGAAGCCCTGGAGGCGCAAGCCCTGGCGCGCGGTGTGGCGGAGCTGAGCCTGGCTGACTACGCTTTCAGCAGCTACACCCCCTCCCTGCTGGCCATCTGTTGCTTGGCGCTGGCAGACCGTATGCTGCAGCTCCCACGCCCGCTGGACTTGCGCCTGGGTGGGCACTGCGAGGAGGCGCTAGAGGACTGCCTGGGCAAGCTGCAGCTACTGGTGGCCATAAACGGAACCTCTCTGACTCACATGCTGCCCTTCCAGATCTGTGAGAAGTGCAGCCTGTCCCCGAGCTTGAAATAA
- the MCIDAS gene encoding multicilin: MQACGGAAARRRAFDSICPNRMLDPRDRPFGKPGKPERKYDPPRKLFPSRSGGSPVSVYEDPPDAEPAALPALTTIDLQDLADCSSLLGSDAPPSGDSAALQNHSLPTAADFDLQDFRDTVDDLIADSSSLMSPSLASGDFPFSPCDVLPFGSCLSPPLDPRALQSPPLRPPDLPPPEQYWKQVADQNQRALGDALVENNQLHVTLTQKQEEIASLKERNVQLKELASRTRHLASVLDKLMITQSRDCMAAAEPFLLKATAKRSLEELFSAAGQDCAEVDAILREISQRCDEALQSRDPKRLRLQPEQPSTDCRPGNLHGAFRGLRTDCSRSALNLSHSELEEGGSFSTPIRSHSTIRTLAFPQGNAFTIRTANGGYKFRWVPS; the protein is encoded by the exons ATGCAGGCGTGCGGGGGCGCCGCTGCGCGTCGTCGGGCCTTCGACAGCATTTGCCCCAATAGGATGCTGGATCCGCGAGACCGGCCCTTCGGCAAGCCCGGGAAGCCGGAGAGGAAG TACGACCCTCCGCGGAAGTTATTTCCCAGTCGCAGCGGCGGCAGCCCGGTGTCGGTGTACGAGGATCCCCCAGACGCCGAGCCGGCTGCGCTGCCAG ccctcaccaccatagACCTGCAGGACCTCGCTGACTGCTCCTCGTTACTCGGGTCCGACGCGCCGCCTAGTGGTGACTCGGCCGCATTACAG AACCATTCCTTGCCAACGGCAGCTGACTTCGATCTGCAGGATTTCAGAGACACGGTGGATGATCTCATCGCAG ACTCATCTTCTTTGATGTCGCCTTCCCTGGCCAGTGGAgacttccctttctctccttgcGACGTACTGCCGTTTGGGTCCTGTCTCTCTCCGCCGCTGGACCCACGGGCCCTACAGTCTCCGCCGCTGCGCCCTCCCGACCTGCCCCCGCCAGAGCAGTACTGGAAGCAGGTGGCCGACCAGAACCAGAGGGCGTTGGGGGACGCGCTCGTCGAGAATAACCAA CTGCACGTGACGCTGACCCAGAAACAGGAGGAGATCGCTTCGCTGAAGGAACGGAATGTGCAACTGAAGGAACTCGCCAGTCGGACCCGGCACCTGGCCTCGGTGCTGGAT AAGCTGATGATCACACAGTCCCGGGATTGCATGGCGGCAGCCGAGCCCTTCCTGCTCAAGGCGACTGCCAAAAGGAGCTTGGAGGAATTGTTCAGCGCTGCGGGGCAGGATTGCGCAGAAGTGGACGCCATCCTGAGGGAGATTTCCCAGCGCTGCGATGAAGCCTTGCAGAGCCGCGATCCCAAGCGGCTCCGGCTGCAGCCCGAGCAGCCGAGCACCGACTGCAGGCCCGGGAACCTGCACGGCGCCTTCCGGGGGCTGCGCACAGACTGCAGCCGGAGCGCGCTGAACCTGAGCCACAGTGAGCTAGAGGAGGGCGGCTCCTTCAGCACCCCTATCCGCAGCCACAGCACCATCCGCACCCTCGCTTTCCCCCAGGGCAATGCCTTCACCATCCGGACAGCCAACGGGGGTTACAAATTCCGCTGGGTCCCCAGTTGA